In Nocardioides faecalis, the following proteins share a genomic window:
- the moaC gene encoding cyclic pyranopterin monophosphate synthase MoaC, giving the protein MPDEPDVPTDSPSGPRLTHVDASGAARMVDVSAKDVTRREARASGRVLVSGEVVALLRGEGVPKGDALAVARIAGIMGAKQTPALIPLCHPLAISGVTVDLAIADDAVEITATVRTTDRTGVEMEALTAVSVAALTVVDMVKAVDKAAVITDVRVETKTGGKSGDWSR; this is encoded by the coding sequence ATGCCCGATGAGCCCGACGTCCCGACCGATAGCCCCTCCGGCCCCCGGCTGACCCACGTCGACGCCAGCGGCGCCGCGCGGATGGTCGACGTCTCCGCCAAGGACGTCACCCGGCGTGAGGCCCGCGCGAGCGGGCGGGTGCTGGTCAGCGGCGAGGTCGTCGCGCTGCTGCGCGGTGAGGGCGTGCCCAAGGGCGACGCGCTCGCGGTCGCGCGGATCGCCGGCATCATGGGCGCCAAGCAGACCCCGGCGCTGATCCCGCTGTGCCACCCGCTGGCGATCTCGGGGGTCACCGTCGACCTCGCGATCGCCGACGACGCCGTCGAGATCACCGCCACCGTGCGCACCACCGACCGCACCGGCGTCGAGATGGAGGCCCTGACCGCGGTCTCGGTGGCCGCGCTGACGGTGGTCGACATGGTCAAGGCCGTCGACAAGGCGGCGGTGATCACCGACGTGCGGGTGGAGACCAAGACCGGCGGCAAGTCGGGGGACTGGTCGCGGTGA
- a CDS encoding MogA/MoaB family molybdenum cofactor biosynthesis protein, with product MSPDASTAADAEAGREPLPAVVVVASNRAAAGVYDDTTGPLIVTALRELGFAVGDPVVRPDGEPVGEAIAQAVAEGARLVLTTGGTGLTPADRTPEVTRPLLDREVPGIAEAIRAAGVAKGVPTAVLSRGLAGVAGRTLVVNLAGSRGGVKDALAVLAPVLVHAVEQVAGSDH from the coding sequence GTGAGCCCCGACGCCAGCACCGCCGCCGACGCAGAGGCGGGCCGCGAGCCGCTGCCGGCCGTGGTCGTGGTGGCGTCCAACCGCGCCGCCGCCGGCGTGTACGACGACACCACCGGCCCGCTCATCGTGACCGCGCTGCGCGAGCTGGGTTTCGCTGTCGGCGACCCCGTGGTGCGCCCCGACGGTGAGCCCGTCGGCGAGGCGATCGCGCAGGCGGTGGCCGAGGGCGCCCGGCTGGTGCTCACCACCGGCGGCACCGGGCTGACGCCGGCCGACCGCACCCCGGAGGTGACCCGGCCGCTGCTGGACCGTGAGGTGCCGGGCATCGCCGAGGCCATCCGGGCCGCCGGCGTGGCCAAGGGCGTGCCCACCGCGGTGCTCTCCCGCGGGCTGGCCGGTGTCGCGGGGCGGACGCTGGTGGTGAACCTGGCCGGCTCGCGCGGCGGGGTCAAGGACGCGCTGGCGGTGCTCGCGCCGGTGCTCGTGCACGCCGTGGAGCAGGTCGCGGGCAGCGATCATTGA
- a CDS encoding GNAT family N-acetyltransferase: MHPGGPAPERMIVATPGRAWPNRLTSGRDPEVLLRPIHRRDARPWREARRRNATWLGPWDATAPPGADTRPTTFAALVKRLSRAARQGTTYPFVVEVDGMFAGQVSVNNIVRGSAQFASVGYWIDQRFAGRGVIPRAVAMVIDHCFLTAGLHRVEICIRPENTNSLRVVEKLGIREIGYAPYFLHIDGAWRDHRIFAVTREEAPHGMLARLSDPTAEPGR, translated from the coding sequence GTGCACCCCGGCGGCCCCGCTCCCGAGCGGATGATCGTGGCCACGCCCGGGCGGGCGTGGCCCAACCGGCTGACGTCCGGGCGCGACCCCGAGGTGCTGCTGCGGCCCATCCATCGCCGCGACGCCCGGCCCTGGCGCGAGGCGCGACGGCGCAACGCGACGTGGCTGGGGCCCTGGGACGCCACCGCGCCGCCGGGCGCCGACACCCGGCCCACCACGTTCGCGGCCCTGGTGAAGCGGCTCTCGCGGGCGGCGCGGCAGGGGACGACGTACCCGTTCGTGGTGGAGGTCGACGGCATGTTCGCCGGCCAGGTCAGTGTCAACAACATCGTGCGCGGCTCGGCGCAGTTCGCGTCGGTGGGCTACTGGATCGACCAGCGGTTCGCCGGGCGCGGGGTCATCCCACGGGCGGTGGCGATGGTGATCGACCACTGCTTCCTCACCGCGGGGCTGCACCGCGTCGAGATCTGCATCCGCCCCGAGAACACCAACTCCCTGCGGGTGGTGGAGAAGCTCGGGATCCGCGAGATCGGCTACGCGCCGTACTTCCTGCACATCGACGGTGCCTGGCGCGACCACCGGATCTTCGCGGTCACGCGCGAGGAGGCGCCGCACGGGATGCTCGCCCGGCTCAGCGATCCGACCGCCGAACCGGGGCGTTGA
- the sepX gene encoding divisome protein SepX/GlpR, giving the protein MDLSALIFVALAVAWAVYLVPMALRQHEEDDVSRSVDGFSDRLRVLARREPISATKATLVRLGERRTAAAADDPADNSADDSADDTADDADKAPATPTPASREHPVERVEQVQVARTARDLPPAQRAKRRAAARRAAQRRRRVLGVLLLANLVLVALATPGLVHAAWTAVPATLLVAWLVACRLMVKRERRVRTSSTVRTRRAAPAEEAPAAEKPAEKPVDAPSAEAAAALEDEDVVDDETGEIAAVTDETAGETGDETNGWTPVEVPLPTYVAKAPAGRTVRTIDLDSTGVWSSGRNEADSQLAREADAQRAQAETAEDEQRRAAGS; this is encoded by the coding sequence GTGGACCTGAGCGCACTCATCTTCGTCGCACTCGCGGTGGCTTGGGCCGTCTACCTCGTGCCGATGGCGCTCCGGCAGCATGAGGAGGACGACGTCAGCCGCTCCGTGGACGGCTTCTCCGACCGGCTGCGCGTGCTCGCCCGCCGTGAGCCGATCTCGGCCACCAAGGCCACGCTGGTCCGGCTCGGCGAACGACGCACCGCCGCCGCCGCAGACGACCCTGCCGACAACTCTGCCGACGACTCTGCCGACGACACTGCCGACGACGCCGACAAGGCTCCCGCGACGCCCACCCCTGCGTCGCGTGAGCACCCGGTCGAGCGCGTCGAGCAGGTCCAGGTGGCCCGCACCGCCCGCGACCTGCCCCCCGCGCAGCGCGCCAAGCGCCGCGCGGCCGCCCGCCGTGCGGCGCAGCGACGCCGCCGGGTGCTGGGGGTGCTGCTGCTGGCCAACCTCGTCCTGGTCGCGCTCGCCACGCCGGGTCTGGTGCACGCCGCCTGGACCGCCGTCCCCGCGACGCTGCTCGTCGCGTGGCTGGTGGCGTGCCGACTGATGGTCAAGCGCGAGCGCCGGGTCCGCACCAGCAGCACGGTGCGCACGCGTCGGGCAGCCCCGGCCGAGGAGGCGCCGGCCGCGGAGAAGCCGGCCGAGAAGCCCGTCGACGCCCCGTCGGCCGAGGCAGCCGCGGCCCTCGAGGACGAGGACGTCGTCGACGACGAGACCGGCGAGATCGCAGCCGTCACGGACGAGACCGCCGGGGAGACCGGCGACGAGACGAACGGCTGGACGCCGGTCGAGGTCCCGCTGCCGACGTACGTCGCCAAGGCGCCCGCCGGTCGCACCGTGCGCACCATCGACCTCGACTCCACCGGCGTGTGGAGCTCGGGACGCAACGAGGCGGACTCGCAGCTGGCCCGCGAGGCCGACGCCCAGCGTGCCCAGGCCGAGACCGCCGAGGACGAGCAGCGCCGCGCCGCCGGCTCCTGA